The segment TGCGCATACACACTGCGATCCGGTTGCGCCGCAACGGCAAGCGCTTTGCCACCGCCACCGGCACAGTAATCCAGAATTTTCGCACCCGCGGGCAATGCAGCAACCACCGCCTGGCTCGCCCCATCCTGAAGCTCGACCAGCCCCTCGACGTAAGCCGTGGAGTTGCGAATTTTGCGCGCGCCTTCCGTGACGGTCAGCGCTGTGTCACACAAAGGGTTTGCTTCTGCGGTGATCCCTTCGCCAGCCAGGTGCTTTATCGCAGCCGCGCGATCGGATTTCGCGATGTTCACCCTTAAAAATACCGGCGCACGTTCTTGCAGCGCCAGCGCCGTCTTGTCGGCGTCGTCACCCAAAGCCTCCTTGAACAGCGGGATCAGCCAGTCCGGCAAGTTCCACAAAGTGGCCTCATCCTCTGGCGGCATCGGCACCTTTGCCTCGGCCTCTGTAATGGGCTGCGGGGCGTGACCAACTGCCGAAAACAGCGCGTCCAGATCAGCACCCTGCTGGCGCAAAATACCGATCATCAGGGCGCGCGGTGTCCCACCCGAACCGTAATGCGCCGCAGTGCGTTTACAACGCAGCACGTCAAAAACGTGATCGCGGATCGCGGCACGGTCTTTGGAGCCCGCAAACCGGCTGCGTCTGGCCCAACGGGTCAAGGCCTGTTCGGCGGCCAGACCGTCGGACATGTCATGCAGAACCTCGATGGCCGCAGCCACCCTTGCACCAGGCGTCATAGTTCATCCAATACGTTAAAAATCAACCGCAACACACGGTTAACAAAGGTTTATCCGATACGGTAGTTTGGCGACTCGCGCGTGATCTGAACGTCATGCACGTGGCTTTCCTTC is part of the Sulfitobacter geojensis genome and harbors:
- a CDS encoding RsmB/NOP family class I SAM-dependent RNA methyltransferase, producing the protein MTPGARVAAAIEVLHDMSDGLAAEQALTRWARRSRFAGSKDRAAIRDHVFDVLRCKRTAAHYGSGGTPRALMIGILRQQGADLDALFSAVGHAPQPITEAEAKVPMPPEDEATLWNLPDWLIPLFKEALGDDADKTALALQERAPVFLRVNIAKSDRAAAIKHLAGEGITAEANPLCDTALTVTEGARKIRNSTAYVEGLVELQDGASQAVVAALPAGAKILDYCAGGGGKALAVAAQPDRSVYAHDIDPRRMADLTGRAERAGAQVTQLTTEALQAAAPFDVVLCDAPCSGSGAWRRAAEGKWTLTAARLAELTVIQDGILDSAAALLHENGTLAYATCSVLTAENEDRVAAFLERHPGWSCNLQQRYAVGPTGDGFFAAHLRRD